In the Archocentrus centrarchus isolate MPI-CPG fArcCen1 chromosome 19, fArcCen1, whole genome shotgun sequence genome, GACAGTAAGGAAAGcacccccctccctcccccctgCGCCCTCTCTTCCTCCTTCGCTGGCATGCTGCCGTTCTTCTCCTCTGCTTACCAAATCCCCTCAGCGGTTCTGTCACAATAACCGGGCGGCAAGTGTCAAATGCAGCTCTGCCcgcaaaaaaacacaaatcactTAAAGGCACACAAAATGCGCTCAGTGGAAACACTACACAAGCTTCTTTTAGCTTTCAGACATTTGGTCATAGCTCTGTTTAAGTCGTTGATTGTATTTAGGCGAATAATATAAACACAATTTAGAAAAACCCTACTTTAGAAAATTACTCCTCTCTTTGATTTCACGGGACTTCATTTCCCTGCGCGTCTCCAGCGCGTTTAATTGGCCATATCTCTTTAACTTGCAGACAGCATGCCCAAACTCTCCAATTAATAGTCTGCTAACGTCAAAAACAGTTGACCATTGTTTTATGGGCTTTGtgttcgctctctctctctctcgctctctcgcttgctctctctctctctctctccatggcAGTCAGACTTGAATAGGCGCCTGTCTGCTCCAGTCCACCTCTATACAAATACCTCAGTGGAACTTGTGTGGAGCTTCCAGAGTAAAAAACACAGAGACCCCAGACACTGGAGGCTTGCGCGTCTGCTCTTGCAATTTCATCATTTGACACTGTTTGAAAAGTCTGAATCATATTTTACCCACTATGTTAACACCTCGGAACTCAGAAGCGAGTGGAGATGAATGCGTGCGTggcctctcctccctctctctctctctctctctctctctttctctctctggttGAGACAAATGAATGCCAGGTCTGTGGAGGCGCTTGAGGTATGCGTTGCGCATTAAGGAGCGTAGTAAATCAGCCTTTTCTAAAATCACTGTGACGGCGTGGAGCGTCAGGCAGTCCACACAAAGTCACCGAAACTTTATCGTAGTTAGTAACTCCACTCCACTTCGGAGCCCAGCCGTCTACACTGCAAAAAATCATTTGCAAAAGTCTTTCCaccctttattattattattattttttaatatatataaaacgaGGCACAGTTTCAGGGGTTTCCGATTAAAAAAGATACAAGAATATTGCAAGAATACTAATGAATGAAATGGCATTGCTGGGATGTATGAAATCCCTCCAGTTACCGCGAATGGAAACCAGTGAAACGTAACTCTGCAGCTGGGAAAATTTTTACAGCTTAATGAGACATTTTTagatgatgctttttttttttttttttttttttttacagtgtacacgCCCCTCTGGATATACACAGTCATAAGCATGGGTTCACACTAACACATGTTGAAAAGATGGACTTTATTGCTAAAACGTGTAACCATAACATGTACActgatatgtttttatttatttgtttattttatttatttttttgtcattttttagaAATATTCAAGTAGACATctcccatatttttttttctggtataCTCTGCTATTCTCTTTCCTTATGCTCTATACTCACAAAtcgttaaaataataaataaaacgtACAGATTTGTTTATTCCTACAATACTATGTATTCCAAAAAAAAGCTGAGTTCACGCCTTTATATATATCTTTAacctcaacttttttttttttttttacaatttaattattattgatattaatATACAAAAACTCTAGGCAGcattgcagtgaaataacagTCAGCATCAATGTTCAGttgaaaaaaaagtcacttctTGGAGAAGTGTAGCATATGCATTCCATCTTCAATGTCtcttaaaaatatcaaaaaaaaaaaagaaaaaacgctcCTTCCTTATGAAGTGCTCGtattccccccaaaaaacatttcAGGGCTGAGAATAAAATATGGTCCTGGTTCaattagaaaaaatagctgCATTTTCTTAAATATGTACAATGTTGGTATTTCACTTaaaatgctatataaaaaaatagatttgCTATGGTGCCCACCTCTGTAGAGAGTTAACAGTGCAATAGAAACCGTATTTCCAGTCCACTCCCGCGTCGACCACTACTACTACTTCCTTCCTTAGAGAAAATCAGCACGAACACTTGCACTCTGAGATGATTGGGTATTGCACCTGTATCCACGTACAGTATTTCTGTCTTAGAAACCCTTGACAATACCACCGGAGGAAAATCTTGGTGATTGACTTCACGGGTTTGCAAGACATCCCCTCGGGGAAGGAGCACGAGCGCTCAGAGAAACAGTTTCCCTCTTTGATGTAACGTGGCCAGAACCTCACACCCAAATCTTTCCAGGTGTACACCACTGGGCAGTGCGTATAGGTCCATATCCACTGCAGAAATTTCCTACGGGCTTTCTTGCCCACTTTTACCCGCTTTCCATAGGGAGTCTCTGTGAGGTCCAGCTTTTTAATATCGTTGGGCATGGGCCCCTGCGGCTTCACCTGGTTATCTGGCGCGGAAAGGTTCACCAGCATGGGCGAGCTGATGGACATGAAATTGGGGTCAAAGTTACTGCCGAGTTTTTTCCTCAGAGTCCTCTCGACCAAGTCCTGCTCACGGGGGTCGTACTCCGGGTCTGGGTCCTCCTTCAAGTCGGGCACTGGGAGGTGATCACTGGGCGATGGACGGAGACGAAGGTAATGCTGGGAAACTCCAAGGTGAACGCAAACCAGCGCGTAAACGAACAGCGTTTGTGAGAAGCCCATTATTCCTCTTGTTAAACGCACCGGCTCTTCTCGCGTGAATAATACTCAGTCCCTTTCCCGGTTACTGTGTTCTCTGCAGTGACTAGCCCGGGGCTTCATAAATAGTAGAAGTTCAGTCACCAGCAAGACGATACTTTTAATAGACCGCGTCGGGTTTGAATGACATGGAGCGGAGTGCTTTGCTTTTTAGGGCTCCTTCAACTTTGCAATTTGGCCGCTGATGCAACTCTGCAGCGTGAAGCGGTGCCCCCCGCTTTACAGAAAGAGTTAAGTCTAAACAAAAAATGGGGAAAACTCGAGCCTATTCACGCTCTCTCCTGCCTCACCCCGCTCCTCGGATTCACTTTGGGTTTCTTTCGGTTGTCATGGTTACCCCGAGGACTTGAAGCCACGACGAACTGTCTGCACTGGATGACAGCGGCCGAGGCGAGAGCTGCATGGAATGAAGTGTTTTCTAAAGGGACAGAATAGATCCGGAGCTCCCAGGAGAGACGGGCGCACAAAAGAGCACTTCACCAAGTTTTAAATGTCACGCGCCCGGCAAAGAGGGCTGCCTTGGCCAATGTTATTTTTACGCACGGCTTTTAGAAACGTGGCTTCTCTTAACGTTGCCTGATGCTCTCAGGTTTGACAAGGTCCCAGAGCGCACAGTCCGTGGACTGAGGAAAAAAAGTCTCTGCAGCCAGTCTCTTGTGGTATTCCAGCCGTCAGTGCGCACTTCCcctgaaaatgacagaaaacttgGAGGAGCCGTGTGACACAATCTCAATTTATGACACAACagccatttattttattttattattattatttttttttttttgtagaggaTGTTCCAAATCGCAGAGCAGCTCTAGTTTATATATACGTTTCGGTTGAAATATTCCCACAGAACTCTGGTTTTGCTTGTAACAAGAAAAAACGAtgaaaacaggctttccagcgaAATGCAGTGTCAGTGCACGTGAAATGCAAGCTGCATAAAGATTGAAAACGTGGTTAGTTCAGAGTTCCTTTCAGTGTGGCATTGCTGAATCttcacaaaaagaagaagaagaaggggtaaaaaaaaaaagattctaatCGCAATGTCGTTGCATGACGAGACAGTCCATAATCTGCGTTTTTGCCCGGTCTGTGAGAGCAGTCAATTCCTGGGGGAGCGTCTCTACTCCTTTGATAACTGGTACAGCAGCTACTAAGTCGCTCCTACTTCAGGAGTGTGAGAGACTTGGCGCTGGAGCATTTCTTTGCTTAGGCacactgtgtgtgagtgtgtctgtagCGAGTGGTGCTCAGTCCCAAGTTAAATATCCCCCTCCGACGGTACAAAGTGTCAGAGGGGCCTGCCCACCCTGGCCACTTTCACTATGATTGacagcaccccccaccccctcccaccCCGGCCTACCCCCTCCCTTCACAACGTGGAAAATATCAGCCACAATGACAAGGATCAACTGGGTCCTAAAGCACTAGTTTTATTATATTGCATTTAAGTGTAATATTCCCAGACATGAACAAGATAATGCATACAagagatatttttttctcttacacACTAAGTGTAACAACAACTGTTTCTCCTGCGGTTTTCATCATCGGAGTATCTCTGACGCACTAATAGGTTCAATGCGCTGTCAATATTCAGCTGAAGCGTAAAAGAGTTTCCTGAACTTTCCCATGAAAATGATGGGAAACGTTTGGTAGCTTGTCTGCGGAAAAGGGGCATCACATTCCACCTTTGTTCATCGGGATTTGGGTCTACACAGGAATTGGCCCGTTGAACTCAGAGGTCACAAAATAGGCGCATAATTAAGGGCTATAAATGGTCGTGGATAACTAAGCGGTACCTTTCCCATGCTAAGCAGTCATTAGGAGAAAATCAGCAACCCTGCTGAACTTTTTACTATTGAACTATGTTGATCTTCCCATAATCCAGATTAGAATTTACACAAACAAGCTACATTTATTGACATTCAAATTGCTTAAACGTGTCGTTTAGACGCACTAAACGGATCCAGGAGCCACTTTGACGTTGACCTCCATTCCAATgaacatttacacattttcaaaactttaaTAAACTAAAAAATGCTTTGTAATTAAACTTTCCAACAAAAGCTGATTAAACTTAATCTCGACGTGGTTACTCTGAATTTTATACTGACGGTTGTATTTACTCACGCAGTTTGGATAGGCTGTCATTGTGCTTGTCTTTTGTAGTGGTCACTAGAGGGCGGTGATCCAGCATGGTGAGGACATGAAGCCAGGGGCTCCCCAGACTCTCCCTCACTGCTTGACTACTCATGTTTGAGTCCATGGGGAAAGAATGTTCACTCGCAGTCAGGATGCAGCTTAAGTGAAACTGCTCACCAGCTCTGTAATCAAACTTCTACACTACAGAGGGCGAATGAAGTAGTTAACCTGAATCATGTTCAGTATGAGTATAATATATATAGATACAGATGGAATGACTTTTATCACAAGAAGCACTGTAATTTCAGTGTCTTGCACAATTATTCAACTTCATTATCTAAGTCTAACCAGATGGAAAAAGGTGCCAGCGGTCTTTGGCATCCTGTGAGTAAATTCCTACTGATCCCTCTAACAtccatgcagacacacaaagtcaTAATCTGGTTAATGATTTAGGTGCCGGTGTAGACAGAACTCAGTGGGCTGCAGGGACAGTGAGGCTGAGCTGGCTTCCTCCACAGCTCTTAGTGTGCTGGACTAAGAGAGAAACCCCATGCAGAGAGAAACACTTCCTTAGTCCCATGCCCAAATACTCTAGAAACCCTGCAATGAGTCAACCCCCATTTACTGGCTAATTACTGGAGATAAAGACAGAGAAAGGGGAGAGAAGGGGACCGGTGAACACAGTGGGGAAGGGTCGAGGTGATGTTGAGCATGTGAGGGAGATGGCAGAGGGGTGGTGGTGATGAAGATGGTTTCAGCAACGGGGTGGGGGTAGTTTTAGTGCTGGATGACAGTTTTCTGTGGAATGGCTAATTAAATAACGGCATTAAAGGACCCCAGCTCGCTTTAACGAAGCCCGTCAACCTCTGACAAGTGGGTCAAACTATAGAGGAGTGAGGGGGTGGGTgcaaggggggtgggggggggattGGTGCTGAAAATTGGCCTTGTATAACAAGGGGACTTAGTTCTTTGGTTGTGCAGTGATTGTTCACGCTCCCTTAGGCCTCAATAGGGCACATGTGAGGGGGTGCTGGGGCAGCAGGGGTGCCCTAAGGCATAGATTTGACTCCCTTCTCGTTTTCTGCTATGAATGCTATACAGACATACACTCCCACACAtagcatgcacaaacacatacactaaCACCCCTACAATTCCAAACAAAGGCCTTTTCCCAAGGTCCAGACAGGAGCTTATCCACTGCAGGGGCACAGCAAGGGGCTACCCTGGCCAGACTGGCCGACTGTGCCCACTGAGGACTGGTAGAATGGCACAGATGGGTGGATGGAGATGGACAGATTGGAGAggatggagaggagagagagagaggggcgaAAACACAAGTGACTCAGAAACTAACACAAAAAATATTACCTATCAGAAGATTAGTTAGGGAAAGTTAAGGATTTTGGCAAGGTGCTGTGGCTGTTTTGGAAATAGGATTTAGTGGCAGCgataataccccccccccccccccccccttcccccccacCCAGTCAATAGATATGCCTGGAGAATGTCTTATAATTAGTTTTGTGTTGTGGCATCTGCAGCAGAACGCTTTCTGCTAGATCTTTGGCAGCCTGACAAATCTCAGAACCAACCAAagtctgaacattttttttgttgagctgttaaaacagcagaaacattttttaGTATGTCAGATAAATATTTGCAGTAACTTGAGATTAGGACAGTAGTGTATGTGTTTAAtagtcattttaaatatgtttgatgTAACTGTCATATGAATAAGACCAATGAATTATATCATCCGGCATCTCTTGCCTTGCAGGGACATACACAGAAATACTCACATTGCAAATAAATAGTTTTCACTATTGCTCGTCAATATTGCATTATCCTTTATTCCTTCTCCGCTGCCCTGTCATCTTCTCCAGTCTTACTCCCCTCTTCCTTCTCCCCCCATATTCGACTCTGTCTCCGAGCTTTAACCCAAAGCAGATGGCTTGGGAACCATGTCAAAAATCTGTCTTCCGTTAACACTACTTTTGAAGCCCCCcctctacattttttttcttctccgcTAAATTCATCATAAAGTTATTTTTTGCAAAATATCCAGTAAACAGCATCAAAGtgatattttttcctctttcctctaagaggagaaaagaaagctGCATTAAGTGTATAGCGTGTTATTGAAAGAGCGCTGTGCCACACCGTTGTTCAATCTGAAGTCAATCTGAGCAGGGCCCCGCATCCTTTGTGTCTATTACGGCATTCCAGTCGTGATGGCGAAAACGCTGCTCCATGCATGATCAAAAGCTGTGATTAATGGTGATCATATCGTAGACAGCTCATTGGCTTTGTGTGTTGACGGCGGGGCCCACTTTGAACTTTGAGACTGAAGCATTTGAGCTAATCCAGGAAACTTTACTGTGGCACAAGCACCGCTAATATAAATGTTTTGCtttaggttttgtgtgtgtgttcagtcatTCATTACAGAAGCTGTTCAATACCTGAGTTTTCCTGTGAAGAAGATTTCATTTGACAGTGCACATGCGAAGAACTGGGCCTGAAAGCTTCTTAACAGAAGGGTAACAGAACTTCAACATTTTGTTGAGCAACTCACTAAATAATTATTCCTAGTAACAAAATGAGTCACATTTCTGCAGTATTGATAACTAATCCTAAAAAAAACCCTAATCTGGAAATGAAATGAGCCATACTCTTACTGTACttaattttcttttactttgttgAATGTAGCATTGTTATTGAGAAAAAAGTTTAGCTCCAACAATAACAAGACATACCCAGATGCTGATTATTcagctgtgatgtcacccactggctGGTGGAATCCTGCTTCTGAGCACACTCCTTTGGAAgaggctttttaaaaacaaagttgcCACTTGCTAATGGGCCAGTCACACTAGAGGGAAAATAGGATGGCAACTTCCTTGCGAATAGGAAAATTGGGAATTGGATTAAGTATTTTCGCAGTTGGTGACCAACTGCAACCAGTTGCAATGACCGCTTTCAGTCTCAAGGTGACTGCGCATGtcgcctggtgggaggcaacctgtctccaaacattTGCAGTCTGACTCAGATGGGCTGCAATCACTCTCCGACAGATTGGTggcatctaatttataaatgcaaactgactgacagcacattgaaatcaatctgagtcagtctgcgaTGATGAATGCAACTCACCTGCAGTGTCTCTTTGCAATAAGGAAGTTGACTcaacttgttgccagctgatTGTATTCTGATTAttttcctatataaaagcaaggctgCTGAGTGCCTGTGTCATGGTTGTGCAGTGATTGTTCACGCTCCCTTGCATTCATAGATCAAAGTATTTGTGATTACAAGTCATAACAACTTGATCAAATGTCATGACAACCAATGAGCTAAGCTTCAATAAAGGACCAGTATGTAGGATTTAAGGGTTTCTGCTGTATTGACAGAAATGGAATATGGTGTCCACAGTTATTCTTTTTATTGAGTTTATAATTACTTGCAAGTGTAAATCAATCTGTTTTTAGTAGCTAAGAATCAACCCTTCAGATCTACATATATGGAAAAGGAGCTCTTTCAAATATGGCTGGATTATTGCAAAATGGTTGCAGAAGAGCAATAAAAAACTATTATgtgcttttttctgcttttgtaatGGGCTAGCTGGGTCACTTGGAAATAAGCATTGTTAGTTTCCGTAAGTCATTCCCACTCTTTCTTCATGAATTGCTATTCTCCTGTAATGACGGCTGGCAGCTTTTAATTGGGTTTGGTGTGACCTCACAAAATTCCAGGGTGATTACTCTTATTCACATCTTCTAAAGTTGAAGTAAAAAGAGGATCTCAACAGCTCAAAGCATCCCatggtcttcttcttttcctctcctttcataTTTGTTGCATCCCCTTTTGGAAGACCCCAAGAGTGCCCCCATCCTTCTTCTGTCCTCTGaatatcctcctcctcctcttgctATGCCACCATCCCACCTCCCCCATCTTGCCTCCTTGGCCCCCTCAGATCACGGAGTGATGAGGGGGGGGATTAAATTGATCGCCACCTTCcggaaaacaacaggaaaaaacagCACATTCCAAACGCCAGGAGGGCGTTCCCCCTGGTCTTCCCTATGGCAGGATGACATCATTGGCCTGCCGCCAACAGcctagagagagggagaggctgaGAGAGCAACACAGAGAGATGAATAAAGAAAGCTAGGGGGAAAATAAGAAGGATACAAGTAATGTAAAGTCTCAAAGGCCTCTGTTAACATATCTTCAGTCTTGTGACCAGTCCTCCACATTCCTCTGTGCAGCCTTGGCCGGTTGGAAATGTCAAGTGGTGTGTGAACAGATGCCATGGCAAAGATACGAGAGCTGCGATAGTGGAACATACAGTATATCACAGTTTATTTGGACAGCTATGGCATGTGTTTTCACTATCCGCAAATCCTAAAGCTTTAATCTGTCATTCTAATCTCCTTTCTCATCAGCGAAATCATTGTTGGCACACTGTATCGATGAGTCTCTGCATGCTTGTTACTGTGCTCTTCATTTACATAAGAAGCAAAGTAACTACAATGGAATAAAgacttcaaacaaaaaaaacaatttgcagTTCCACTTGAAAAGATCACATTTTGAAATCCCATTTTAACACTAACTAACGAGTAATATAATGTAAAATGTGACCACATGTCTTTCAGAAGCTCTGTCCAACCTAGGTAAACCCTGACCACAAATAACTGGCAATTCGTTCATTCTCCCAACCACTAAGCCATTGTGTTGCCACAGGCCATCTTGTCGAAATGAAACAGTTTGCCCACAGCCACTGACCACAGCAGATGTTCCTTTGCCCGACGCTCTCCACAGCATGTGTGTTCTGTTGAGTCTACAGCCAAGATACTTCCATGGACTGGCACTgggtaacaaaaaacaaagagagggaaattCTACGATGGCGTCTCCACCAGTCTGTGACAGGATTCAGAGTGAGGTAATTCTGTTTAAACCTGAGATCTCGTTAAACCGCATTAAAAACCAATGTGTCATGGATGGAATGCATCCAAATAATCGCCACAGGTTGCACAGACATGATGGACCGGATCAGTGTCACGACCTGAACGAGTCCCACCTCTCCAGTTCAGGCATTTCTGTGGGTTGTAGTGCTGGGATCCTTGTGCCCTTTGGTCCTCTGGTGTGCTTGTGGAGCATGCAGGAGGGTACGAAGGTGACGGCCTGCCGAGATGCCAATAGGACTGGGAAGGCTTTGGGAAATGTCTCGCTGGTGTGTGAGCGCACACTTCTGCTCAGGGGGGGTTGCCCGCTTGCTTGGGAACTGGACGGAAAGGGCTGGAATCTGACAACAGCCCAAGTGTGCACTCAGTAAGATCATTTGTCCAAAAGATGTACGAAATGTTGACTCTCACTGGTTTGCTAATCAGCAGCCACAAGCCCCTGGAGCCATGTGTAAATAGGAGTGTCTGCCTTTTTCTGTCACTCGTAGCGGAACAGAATGAGGCTTGAGAGGGGCAGGTAGGCATGAAAAGCGAGAGTAATAAAGTGCCAAAATCACGAGATATTAAATTGGCGTGGTTGAAGAACAGAACATCAGTAAAATTCCCTTCAACCTCATTAGAGCTCAAGCTGAAACTGCTTGTGTCTTAATCAAGTATtcaagtttgtttttgcttttttaactaGAAATGCAGTGACAGAGCTGACAATCCTACTCAACTGTCACTGTAAATAAGAATTTGTTTCTTAACTGACTGCCTGCTGAAATAAATGTTGGTGAGAGAGTAGCTACAGACAGCACATTCCCACAAAgacgatttaaaaaaaaaagtgtgtaatGAAGCCAACTTTAGGTTTTGCTGGTGCAAAAATGGTGTGCAATTCTTCTCCAACATGCTGTTTGTTTAAGTCTTCAATTCACAAATTTTGGCAGATACTTTTCTGGCTCAGTAAACCTTAAACTTAGTGTCTCtatgaaacaggaagcagacaaAAGACAGCTCCCTCCATACATTTAGCAATAGACAGAAGCTGTTAAATGCATTTACACTCCAATAACTTTCACAAGTCAGGAGGACGTGGATGGAAAGATTaagggaaaaagaaaactgcCCAGTCAAGTATATCCACAAGGAGCTATTGATACTATAGATCTGTGCTGGTGTCAGCCTTAGAGCCAAACAGGATCACAGTTGTGGCTTGTGCCAATAACCTTGCTGACCTTATTTAACCTTGCATTTGGCCTGATGAGAGGTCATGTTTGTTTGAGTCTACTCTTTATTACATGACCAAATCTAGACACCCCGACAATAATAACGCCACAGCAAACAATGACATGAACAATTTTGCTGAGAAAGAAAGTCACTGGCATGTACAGAGTCCAGAGGCCTGACCTCAAACCCTTTAACATCTTTTGGATGAGATGGAGACCGAATCAGCCCATTTTCCCAGAGAATTACATTCAAATGAATTAATATCTTGCAATTCATGCGCAGCGATGATATTCAGTTGTATTAGAGGAACTTTATACTAAAGCATAAAATATTGGTGTACACTTTTTTCAACCTTAAAGTGGACCTAATTTATGTTTGCATGATTCAAAATAGTCCTTGTTGATCTTATACCAGACAACACATTtcatccacattttttaatgattgtttttttttttttttttgatttgcaATTGATCAAACATCAAATAGATTTCTAT is a window encoding:
- the nog2 gene encoding noggin-2, coding for MGFSQTLFVYALVCVHLGVSQHYLRLRPSPSDHLPVPDLKEDPDPEYDPREQDLVERTLRKKLGSNFDPNFMSISSPMLVNLSAPDNQVKPQGPMPNDIKKLDLTETPYGKRVKVGKKARRKFLQWIWTYTHCPVVYTWKDLGVRFWPRYIKEGNCFSERSCSFPEGMSCKPVKSITKIFLRWYCQGFLRQKYCTWIQVQYPIISECKCSC